CAGCCCCGAGTTGTAGACATGAACCTTTCCAGCTGCCCCTTCCAACTGCATTCGCCGCCTCACAAGATCTAATGGGAATGTAACTGCAAAACAATTTTAGATGTATCAGCACTTTAGGTGCTCTAAATTTGAGCAAGCAAAAAATATAAGGCTATCATCAGTTGGATATATGGTCCATCTTGCATACTAACTTAGAAGTATTACCATGGTTTGCTATGCCGGTACCGGAGCCTGGACCGGTTGCCCGGCGGCACAGGTTGGTACAGGCCCGCGCCATGCTGTGCCGGGCTTGTATCGATATAGTAGAGGAGGCAGAGGAGAAGGCGAACgggaaaggagaagagagaggaaagggggagagagagagaggggggtggTGGAGGCCAACGAAGGGCCGTCGGAGGCTGGCAACATAGGCAAGAGGCGTAGAAAGGCTCCGCGGCAGGGTCcgacctcttttttttaaatttcgcaATCTTTAAGTAAAGCCAGCAAATCACTTGtcgactttacttaaaaattacgaaataaaaaaagaggccGGACCCATGTTTCATTGTTTTTCGGCTGCAGAGCCCGGAGGAGCGTCCTCTACGCAGCTCGCCGGCCTCCAcctccctttctcttccttcctctccctctccctctccctccctccgcgTGGCTCGCCGGCTCTCCGCTAGCCGGctttctcttccttcctctccctctccctcccccgctcgctctcttttcctctcttctccttctccccttcCGGCAACCGATCTCGTTTCCGTTAACGGAATCATTCTGATCCGCCGCCGGGATGGCTCCTTATGACCGGAACCGACCGATTCGGGACAGTTCCGCTGACCTTGATGATTACTATAATTATCACTTGTTTCATTCTATAATTGATCATGTCAAGAATTATAAATGCAATCTGAAAGTCACTCCAAAAAACAGGTGTCTCAAAAAATAATGCCAGCATATCATGCATGAGTTAACACCAATCTATGgcatacaaaaataataattggaGTCTACATGTGCATGTAGAGACTGGAGATTGCAAATGCACATTTAGAAAACACCCGAACATTAACATCATATCTGCCGGTGCTAATTCCAAACTGAATTGGAAACTAATGAAATACTTACCAAAAAGAACTACTGCAGCAAAGAAGGTGGACACTTACAGATGACATCACCAATAAGAGCTCTCTTGAAATTTTTGGACAAAGTTCAACCTGCTTTCAGGTTGATTTAAATACTTAATGCAATGAGTTTGTCCTTTTGAAATGTCTTATTTTGGAAATCAGTATGAGAACAACTTGAGCTCAAAGAATATTGCTTATTAGAGACACATTATTTCACGTGTCAAGAGGTAGAGCTCAAAGGATATAAAACTTTTCTGTCAACCACTTCCCCAtctgcctcctctcttcttttcctctcaTCTTATTCGTCCCCCcaatttttcttcttcaaagGCAAGAACGCTCCCGTAGCCTATTCTCTTCACACAAAAGcgagctaaagaaaatttgcttAAGCCAATTATATgatattcaattttttttaaaaaagaaaacaacttgCATAAATGACCAAAAAGTTCACGATCAAGCTACTTTTGGAGCTTATATTGCAATTAGGCATAATTAATAGGCCTGGGGCAGCAACTTTTATCATAATTACTTATGCGAGGATTTTGGTATTTTGTCTTCATTACTGACTTTCCCAGTATATCAAGTAATCATGATACTGGACAGTGCACACTATACAAATTAGTCTTTCTGGTGCCTATCCATTTTTATCCTTTCTCACTATTAGCAATTGATCCAAAATACAAACACAAGAGTAGATTAGGATTAACTCAAAATTCTTATTATTTGATTAAGTGTCAATCAGTCATGACAGCTAAACTGCAAATACCAGGCAACTTATCACTGaaaaaaaagaggttcaagttCAAATAAAGGATTGCAGGAGATGCATACAGTTGGGAAAAAGAGGCAAAACCAACCAATTTATGTCTGTTCACTTAATTCTGCAAAATTGTTTAGTTGTAGATTTTTAACTTCTTTAGATCAATTAGTGCTATGATTCATCCTAGTATCAGCTTCCATTCATCTATAGTTTTTTCATATAACTCTGTGTCCATATGCGCAATCCTAGATTCTGGTTATCAAGTTGTCAATCACTTACCTGTTGATGAAGCAATGCCCGAAATACTTCCACAAGCCAAACTAACAAATACAGCAGGATCATTGGGCCTGACATTTTACAGGAAAAAAATTCACATATCAAAATTTACCATACAATGTGAAAAAGTAGTGTCTCCTCAGCATATGAAGCACCAAAATTATTTAATCAAAGCACAAGGAAACCACCTCTGTAATTGCCAATGAGATCGCAAGGTTTCATACACAGAGAAGCTGATCGCTATATTAGGTCCAACACCCTGCAGCTTACCAATGGTCAATGCCAACAGAATGAAAGTTTAAGAACCATGACCTCAATACGGATTGATCTGAACAGCTTACCAACAAAGTTGCTCCAAGTCCTTTATATAACCCTCTGATACCCTCATCTCTGTAGATGGCACAGAGTGCATGAGAAATGCCTCTGTAATACATGGTTTTTGTCTGCATAATTACATATCTCAAGTTAATTATGCTGCAAATCCTGGTCTAGATAAGTTCTGCAAACAATGGAAGTAACAGTGCAAGaacacaaacttcaatatttgTAAAAACAACAATGTAATTGCAATGAGAAGAGAATCCTAACAGATCAGGAAAATTTAGACTAATTAGAGTGTTAAAAAAAGTGAAGCCAAAGTTTTATCTGCCATATCAATCATCAATGAGGATTGCAAACTCTAGAATAAATAAATTGGTTATTCCAAGATGCTTCAGAATAGAATCTGTATTCATACAAACACCTAACCCAACAACTAAATCAATCAAATAGTATGATAATGTTGGATCAATGCATGAATGAaaaggtgggtcaactaataccATGCATGGAAGAACAAGCCAGATATACCTAAAATATCTGTTCATCATTTCGAAGTCACGTAATGGGAAAATGTACTTTTAAAAAGTGAAATCATAACAGTTTTGTGAAGACAGGTTGTTATCACAGTTTTTGAACAATGGATATCACACATTTAGTGGACTGGAAGTTATAAACAGGTATTCCAATGCAAGATACTGCAAACTCTAGGATGCTTATAAAAAAGTTATCTTATATAAGGTATCTCGGCCAACATCAACCACTAAATCCTGAGACATCAGTGGATATACGTGGCTGATATTCTCTCAATCACATATTTTAATTACTTAAATAGATTTTTAATGAATAGATTGCAAAACCAGTGCCTAAAAATAGCTGCCGATCTTGGAAATACCATGTCAATTTTTGATATCTTGCATCTAAAATATTGGCTGAGATGTCATAAAATTTCAGctcttttcaaatttttcaaCCTTTCATATTCAGCCAAAATAAAGCCAAGACCTCTGCTCATCTCAATCTTGGTCGCCCACCAAATAATCAGTACCTCTGTTTTTAAAAACCTTGCATAGATCTTCGATGGACTTATATATATTTTGTCTAATCTAGCAAATTGTCAGAGTCATGAGGGATGTGTAAAACCATTTTTTGTTCAAGCACTTGAAAACATTTCTCTGAACTTTCGGTTAAAAAAGCTATAATAGTGTAAAACTTTCTTGATCTCAACCCTTTTTGCTCTTTCTTGAACCTATTTCGCCAGTCTCTACCAATCAATAAGTATCTTTTTAAGCACAAATATAAGCATGTAGAACAAGCAAAGCAATGATATTAAGAGAATAATGAGTTCATAATTTTCAACGATAAGGCCAACATGAGTATTAAATGTTACATTAATGTAATGGGAATTGTGAGATCGAAGTGCACCATGATATAGAAACCCAAAACAGAAAAAACCTAAAAGGCTGGACTTAAGTGGTTCATTGGGTGCACTACCTAGGGCACAATAAAAGCTCCTATATGCAGCAGACCACCTACAACATAAAAATTACCATAACACAGAAAGCCCAAGAACAACTTGAAAGGCAGCCACCTGGACTTGAGTGGTTCCTTGGATGCATTACCTGGGGCATGATTACAGCTCCTATATGCAACTGACCACCTAGTGAACAATCAAGCAACCTGCACATGCATAGGCAGCGCAGTACTAATGGGCTTGGACTACTTTTTCGTACCAGTTTACTAAGGTAGGCCTAGGTATTGACCATATTAATTATGCACCTCATCACCCCCCATAAACGTCTTGATGAAGCCATAAACTTTAAACTGATTACAGCTTATGAGTCATAAATTTACTTACTTGTTAACTTGTCATTTATTAATTTTCATCATTTGGCAGCTGTCTTGTATTATCAACTTCAATAATTATGCATGCCTTTTTTAATGATTAATATATAACTCTCAGAAAATTTATCTCATCATATAACTTCCTCAAGAATATTGTGATTTTACTGGTTCATATGTCACATTGCACTAAAATAGGTcctcaaataaataaaaggagTTCTCTCAATTTGACCttttttccttcaatttttTATGCTTTATCTGTATTTTCTagttatgtatatatacatacatatttgTGTGCACATGCATGAGAGAGCATTTAATTTTATTCTAATATTCCAATGGAATCTGCTTAGGCATGAACCTTCTTCCTAAGCACTATATGGTCCCTTCAGCATCCACATTCCATGATCACCTATCAAGTAACTAATGGCACAAAGTACCAACATTTCAACTATTATTATAAGTTTATAACTATCTTTTTATGAGAAATATTATTGCCATAACTATCACcaaaatcaacataaaatacaGTAGTAGAGATTCCTTGGTTGATTTGCTTTTTTTCATAAGGAATTCTTAATTTTATATATCAGACCACAGCACTCAAATCTTATTCACCACATATCGGCCATATTTTTTCATAAGGAattctttattttatatatcaGACCACAGCACTCAAATCTTATTCACCACATATCAGTGCCATACCATCTAGTGCCGGTTGCATGCGATATGCCGGCCATAGCAGATATAACTCAATAACTACGGGAGAGTTTGGTATGGGTTGATCATTCCAAGATTAAGGGTGATGCGGGTGGACATAATGAGATCACAACATTTGGTTGCACTACAGTGATCTTGGGCTGAAATTTGAGGACAAAAATGTCCGTCGGtccaacaaaaaaaattggTATATAACTAtaccattaatatattatatcaatattatatatattattttatatcgaTATTAGATATTTTActtattattaatcatattattgtcaaattactattcaataataattttaaattatagtagaagtATATAAttgtactttatatttatataataaaaatatttaatacattacttctatttgccttatttttttaatcaaaataaatatcagtattaaaaataatatattataagaataaataaaaatattaattctttaataattattaatatatctttataggattaataattataggacataaatatatttttatggaacatactaataataaatatattagcaaatatattaatattttattataatatatttgatGTGATTACTAAATAtaagtttataaaatatatcaGAGGTAGTTTTGGTATTACATGTTTAGTGATCTTGGATTTTTATGGAATAacaaacaagttactcatggatatcTGAGAATCTCTCGTCACTGGAATATAGCATGCCAAATGAGGTGATCTTAGATCATCGCGATCAAATTACCCTCGGATAAGAATCATTAGTGATCGAAGATCACCTTGGTGATCCCACTGGGGTCACCCAACGCCACCCACATATCACACGACAAGAATCCTTAGCTTAGGGAATGTAAGCACAAGTCATCATATAAGAAACTTGTAAACTATGAATTCATAGTTGTCCTATATTTTATTAACATAACTTTTGAAAGAATAACAACCCATGCCAAAGTAGAAGTGCAAAGTGTAGGTGATGATATTCTTCCTTTGACTCATCATCCTTTCTTTTGAGTTGTACATAGTTAACTTTTTtacatttctcttttttttgacttttgATATTTTGTGATTCTACAAGAATATTAATCTACCAATTCAGAGTAGGGCAATTTGGGTTGTAACAAACCAAACTGAACTGATTAAGAACCAGCACAATTTGGATGGTTGGGACAGATCAGTCCCTTAAAAACCTCATGTAGCCCCCCACCCCAAGGCCCtgaccctcttcctctctctccccctctctcccatCTTCCGCCATGATCGAAGCTTCGAAGCTCCACCACATGCGGTTGAATCTTCGAGAGAGTGTTCGTGTTCTCATCGCGCTCGCTCGGTTATTCGTCTAGCTTGCTTGGTAGCTCGTCTTGCTCCTCTTCAATGTCAATCGATGCCCATGTAAGCCCCCACCCcaatctccctctctccccccctctctctcctccctctccctctattAGGCCGGTATAGTATATATACTGGTATCATACCAAACCGATCACCAGTCAATACGAGCCTTGGTACCGGTCTAGCAGACCTTGCTTCATAGACTTAAACAGTGATAGAAAGTTCAATCGCATTGTTGAGCAGCGAACTCCAAATGTATTACAATGTTATGAATGACCCTAACAATATTGATAgcaattttgcttatttatataCCATTTTTTCCCAAATGGCTCATCTTAGCCAAAGCTTATCAAGATTTTTGTCCCCAATGTCTAGCTGAGAAATAGTTAGATACTCGACTTCACCCCCAGTCTGTACAGCATGTGCAACAATGACCAAAAGAAAGCCCTACTTATAGGTTTCAAGTCTTATCAAGGGAAGACCTAAAGAAAACGGCAGAACAGCTACGACAAAAcaatttatgcaatttaaaatgaGTAAACAAGTTACACCAGAAGAAATGAATGGGAAAGAAAGATTTATCACCATGACCCACAATCAATGTGAATGAATTACCAAAGTTAGTAGGCATGCAAACTTCGCTTCACGTACCAATCAATTATATAGCTAGGAATTTAAACCATCAGATTCTCATATTTTTTATTACAGAAACAAAATAAAACTTCAAAATTTTACAGCTTGAAGAATGAATTCAAAAGGAAATAGGATAACCATATTAAATAGGCACAACTCATGCAGAAGATAAAAGTGTCAGAGTGCATCAAATATAGAAACCTAGCCAAAAGAATGATCTCTTAATATATCAATTGAACTTAGTTCTAACATGATAAAAAATAAGCATATAAACAAATCATGAGAATTTATTCAGTATACAAATATAGACTTTATTAAGATAACTGCATACAAGGGAATCCCATCATTCAAGCAAATACACATTTCTATGATTCTATCTGCACAAAGTATATCCCAAAATGTCTATGTGATTGCCCTATGACAGTAAGAAATGCAAACTAACATCCACAGTAAACAACTGACAGCTCTTAGTAGCTGGACAGTTATTATCAGTGCCAAGTTATATCTAGACTACAGATccttctagaaaagaaaataagctAATTAGCAAACATCCTGCTTCATTTGCAACGACAGATATTAGCGatggtttatttttttaaaaaaaagccttGAATTTGAAACCTTGAAGAGAAGCCATCATgcattttttctctcctacttattcactgggaaaaaaaattaagaattcaaattttcaaaTATGATTGCTGAAGATAAGATTAATAGATAGGAATTCTACTGCATGATGTGATATAATAATGGTGAGATCACCTGAGCAGCAAGACGCGTCCTCACAAGGTCCAACGGGTATGTGATAGATGCAGCTGTTACACCTGCCAAAGCACCACCTAACAGCCGAACACATACATCTGCAGCCATATAATCCTTATGCCTATCAAGCCCAGGAATCAATTGTAGTAActgcaaaaaaataataattgatatagacatatcatttaaaaattataaaacccAACTAGCTGACTGGCCAAAACATATTTCTCCAACAAACCTTCATACTTGCATGCTTGTAGTGTTCATAAGCATAGAAGCTTATAGATGAATATGGTAGCCGATGAGCAATAGTGACCAAATTTCCTTTCCAAAATGctctaaaaccttcttcatAGACAATGCGTGAAGCCTCCCTCCATATACTAGCCTTGCTTAGGGTAGCAACATTAGAATGCATGCCTTGCACCTAAGGAAATAAGATGCCAGGAAAGCAGTTGGTGATCTGAGAGAACAGGTGAGAAATGGAAGCCAAAATGAAGGATCCTCTCTATGACACCAACCAATATAGATAAACCATTGTAGAACAGATAGGAAAATGAAGAAAATGAGGAAGAAAAAGTGGCATGACAACCTTAGATAACAGAACGTTACCAGTTCAGCAGCACACAAAAGCCTTAAATGAGGACACATCTGGAAAAAGCATCCATACGATGAGGTACTTTTGCTCAAGTTCTCTGTTAAATAGATCTAAGTGTCGAGTCCTTTCAATATCTAAGAATTACATATTACAAGCCCTTGTCTGAATACCATACCAATATCCGTGTCCAAGTGTTAGGTAAACTGAAGGATCCAGGTATCATAGCCAACAAACAGTTAGTTAAGTCTTAGCCATTGATAAAaatcaagaaagaaagctaAAAAGAACTCTACCTAGAAGACCCTTGCTAAAAAGAACTCTACCTAAAAGACCCTTTAACATGAGTCAAGAACATAGTTTATAGTCTGTTCTTGTGCTTACATCTTGAGCTAATTATTTACCCAAACAAGCACACAACACTCTTAAAGCATAACAAGAAAGTCCATGTGCTACAAACTTGGCCTTGCAAATAACTGGTAAAGCTACTAGTAAAGCTTGTTGAAATGAATGGTTATTCGGTTATTCGCCTATAATATAAACACCACAATTCACTTATTTAAAAAAACATGAATATGAATCCCCATAAATACCAGCTACAATGAAGTGAGGGCTAAAATCGTATTTTATTCACTTGCTCACTTTCCAACTAGTAGTCATGCATGCCAAATGAGTAATGGGAAAGAGATTCGTTGGGTCCTTAAATGAAAGGATTTAAAACAGAGACTTCAATTATTATGTCTTACAAATTCAGATATGAGGAGTTCTGAGCTTCCTTAACTTCACATAAGATGCTTCCATGGAGGTACAACATGCTTCagataagatttttctttttaaatcttAAAGAGGGAAACTTAAGAAATTTTAACATTTGGGATTGTATGATCAAGTCAAGGACCGATGGCTAGATGCTAGAAATAGAGGAAACTGCAAGTCTGAGGTCTTGATACAGCACAAACTGGATCGTATAAATATAGATTCTCCAATTATATAATGAAGAATGTGTATGAGGACTCAATCTAGGACCTAACTCTAATGGGCAAAAAAAATCTAGTAATAGGAGTTATGGAAGAACTTTATGAAGGCATAGAATAACAACAAATAATTGATTAAAAATCTCACCACCTAACAAATCACCAGCTAAATGTAGGCAGTTTCAGGTCCTTGCTGAGAGATGGTAAATTCATTGCCTCTAAGCATAAGGTCATCATCATggcagaaaaaataaaaatatatgttcACTTTTATTATTTCTAATTGATTTTTCACTCCCACTACATGGGTGCATAAAGAACATAGAAACAATCAAACAAAGTGTTAATTATAAACTAACTCGCATATAACTAATCTAAGCTCAAACTTTACTCATAAACAACACCTTACTTACAAGTTACAACACAAATTGAATCTGTTGCCTGGTCATTATTAACTAACACTGTGAATTACCCATGTAATGACTTTGAAATCGCATTACTTAAAATATAATACAATAGAGTCAACCAGAATAATGTAAAATTTGAACTGTATGCTTGTACCAGCACAAACACCTACACAAATGAATACTTTTTAAGGTTCCATCCTTGCTGCTCCACCTTCTTAAGTCCAACATCTAACTTATCACATATCACGCTTGTGCTAGTCAGGGGCCAGCTAGTACAAGTTCTGCTTTACTTGGCCCCCTGGCAATGAAAAATACACAACCAGCCATAAGATATCCCAAATGAATGCTAAGATGTGGAGTAAACCAAAATAGTTTCTAATGAATTTATACTCTGCAAACTTGATCTAAAATTTTGACTTCTTGTAAATTTTTCATATTAAAGCATAAGATGCACACTTATGTGTTGTGTAGGCAATTCTACATCATGATACAAGCATATAACATGATATGAAAGGACCATCATTTAAATCTATTTTACGAGACTTAAAAGAGCATTCCCCCATTTCAACTTCTTTTTCACTTGATCACGGATTATGCTCTATCATTGAGATatattatgcatatatatatatatatatatatatatatatatatatatatatatatatatatatatatatatatatatatatatgtacatgtacatgTATGTGCACATGCATGTACGTCTATGTATGTGCACATACATGCATGTCtatgtatacatgtatgtatgtgcaCATATAAATGTAACAATATTCTCTCTATCCCAACATACATTAATCTCAATTTCAGTATGCCAGACTAATAAACATGCAGATACATATCGATATAGATGCATTTTGTACCCATTTTCTTCATATATTTTACCAATCAAAGACATCATTAATTAATGTAGATCATTACCTCAAAGAAAATCTTAGTATATAGAAAATCATATGAATTCTTATAGCTTTTACCGTAGAACTTGAGTGCAACATTTCGTTGATACTTTCAGTGTTCTTCAGATAGCTTACTACAGGATTTAAGGCATGCTTTGTCAATAATGCCTTCAAATGCTAAAGTTGgcaa
The Phoenix dactylifera cultivar Barhee BC4 chromosome 3, palm_55x_up_171113_PBpolish2nd_filt_p, whole genome shotgun sequence DNA segment above includes these coding regions:
- the LOC103704116 gene encoding mitochondrial substrate carrier family protein B-like isoform X4, with the protein product MHSNVATLSKASIWREASRIVYEEGFRAFWKGNLVTIAHRLPYSSISFYAYEHYKHASMKLLQLIPGLDRHKDYMAADVCVRLLGGALAGVTAASITYPLDLVRTRLAAQTKTMYYRGISHALCAIYRDEGIRGLYKGLGATLLGVGPNIAISFSVYETLRSHWQLQRPNDPAVFVSLACGSISGIASSTVTFPLDLVRRRMQLEGAAGKVHVYNSGLFGTFRHIIYTEGFRGLYRGILPEYYKVVPGVGIVFMTYEMLKSCLSGRDSDD
- the LOC103704116 gene encoding mitochondrial substrate carrier family protein B-like isoform X1, which codes for MQTDARMRAVVEGGGQRALAAAHGVAVEGGIRRYSASHPNQQSGQQAPQLQPQMAPVANLLAGGVAGAFSKTCTAPLSRLTILFQVQGMHSNVATLSKASIWREASRIVYEEGFRAFWKGNLVTIAHRLPYSSISFYAYEHYKHASMKLLQLIPGLDRHKDYMAADVCVRLLGGALAGVTAASITYPLDLVRTRLAAQTKTMYYRGISHALCAIYRDEGIRGLYKGLGATLLGVGPNIAISFSVYETLRSHWQLQRPNDPAVFVSLACGSISGIASSTVTFPLDLVRRRMQLEGAAGKVHVYNSGLFGTFRHIIYTEGFRGLYRGILPEYYKVVPGVGIVFMTYEMLKSCLSGRDSDD
- the LOC103704116 gene encoding mitochondrial substrate carrier family protein V-like isoform X3, which encodes MQTDARMRAVVEGGGQRALAAAHGVAVEGGIRRYSASHPNQQSGQQAPQLQPQMAPVANLLAGGVAGAFSKTCTAPLSRLTILFQVQGMHSNVATLSKASIWREASRIVYEEGFRAFWKGNLVTIAHRLPYSSISFYAYEHYKHASMKLLQLIPGLDRHKDYMAADVCVRLLGGALAGVTAASITYPLDLVRTRLAAQTKTMYYRGISHALCAIYRDEGIRGLYKGLGATLLGVGPNIAISFSVYETLRSHWQLQRPNDPAVFVSLACGSISGIASSTVTFPLDLVRRRMQLEGAAGKVHVYNSGLFGTFRHIIYTEGFRGLYREILMTSIEIFQR
- the LOC103704116 gene encoding mitochondrial substrate carrier family protein B-like isoform X2, whose translation is MQTDARMRAVVEGGGQRALAAAHGVAVEGGIRRYSASHPNQQSGQQAPQLQPQMAPVANLLAGGVAGAFSKTCTAPLSRLTILFQVQGMHSNVATLSKASIWREASRIVYEEGFRAFWKGNLVTIAHRLPYSSISFYAYEHYKHANVCVRLLGGALAGVTAASITYPLDLVRTRLAAQTKTMYYRGISHALCAIYRDEGIRGLYKGLGATLLGVGPNIAISFSVYETLRSHWQLQRPNDPAVFVSLACGSISGIASSTVTFPLDLVRRRMQLEGAAGKVHVYNSGLFGTFRHIIYTEGFRGLYRGILPEYYKVVPGVGIVFMTYEMLKSCLSGRDSDD